A region of the Haematobia irritans isolate KBUSLIRL chromosome 5, ASM5000362v1, whole genome shotgun sequence genome:
aatttcatcaaaaatcgaagtTAACGATAAGGTCCTCCTTTGAAAAAGAGTAGTTACTTACAACCGTgaagtacaaaaggattaaTACAAGTGTACGAAAATATACCTAATCTAATCAAAATTCTTAAATTGTTTTGCTGAGTAAGACAGCGAtatgaaattgatttttaatttattttatcataattttttgtttttcctttcCCGAAAAAATCCTgggattctatattttgaaatcccaaatcccgggatttataaaaatcgattccgaatgacagccctagtgGCATCTAATCCATAGACCAATTAAGGTATAGACAACTCCAGTGAATTCactgcgctgtagtttgtctgcacaccgtagaaggCTCTttctcgtctgcaattgagtgattatttaatttggctttaatttgttttctttcctttgttttcttgatgaaacaccaaatattggaaaaacatgtaaaattctatacatccacaccttttttgtaatgcaaattgactgatttgtacggttattctcgttttccaaaaagaaattgtgtcacttgactgcgtaattgagtggaatgactgcgcactgcaaataaacaaaaccatggtgaattatcaaagtATGTCTCgatatttaattggtctattAGATCATAATTGGTCTATCATTAGATCATGATTCATCAAAAAAAGGGTGCAGACaaacgctgtgaattcacttaagATGTCTatacttccttggtctatgattggggcattagagggtgaaGACAGTTAAGATTTTAACTGCGAAAAACATGTACAATTtctacttaatacccacctttaaggtaTTAAGTAGAAGTCCATtcatggcctcagcgctggaaatactgtccaccAGTACCCACAAACAACTAAGCTAAATGACATTGAACTGGCACATGTGGCACACCAATTTGTAGGTAATGTTATTCTCTACCATGTTCTTTGTATAACTCATTGTTTTTGAGCACGAGAaagcataaattaaatttaatttatactttCTTAATATATTGTCTtatattaatttagtttttgaCGTTTTTGTGTCTCCCTGTTATTTTTCGGCGCATAATCGTATGGgaaaaagtaaccacgaaaataaaCAGATTTTCAATACGAATACTGAATATAGTAGCTGTTAGTAACAGTAACAGCCTGTTACTTCTCGAATGTCTGGTGGGAATCCCCTTCGCTCATTATGGGAAGTCCACAGTTTTAGCGATTCATTGATAAGGCAAGTTCGTCTAAGCAAAGAGGGTCGAAGAAAGCGTCGCATTATTTTTTGAACAACCAAAAACATGACGAATTTGAATTTAAGGTGTTCTAGGTGCCTTGAAGCCTTCAAAGATGTGGATGATATTTGCAGCACTAATTGCGGTCATATTTTCCACTATAATTGCTTATCAGGATATCAAAAGGGGTAGGTTGTGATTGGTAAGATTCAGATCAAATAAGTGCTAATCATATCATTTCATTAGGTCTTTTTCCGTGTGTCCAAAATGTAAGAAATTCAATGTGCCTAACCACAAATTACACTTAGATTTCGAAAACGGAAAAACTGAAAATGATATAGAATATTCCGTAATTCTGGAAAAGTCGGAAAGAGAAAATGAAGACCTCAAAACCTGTCTCCACGATAAGGGTATTGACATGGCTAATATTCGTTTCGAATCGGAAAAGGAAATATTCCAACTAAACGTTGTCATAAGAGAACTGAAAGTAAAAATTGCCAATCTAGAAAGCATGGAGAAAAAAATGCGTCAACATGTGTTTGCCCTTACAAATGAAATCACTCAGCAGGAAGAATTTTCAGATTCTGTTGTGACGGCACTAACCAAAGAAAACGATGAGTTAAAacaggattttgacaaaattcgtacAGATCTTGCTGTgcaaaaagaagaaaatgatCATTTAAAAACTATCTTAAAGAGCTTTTCggaggaaatagaaaaaatgttgcatTCCAACAAAGAACTTAAAAACGAAAACGAGCAATTGAAGGATCGATATAAATCATATGAAGAGAAAAAAGCATATCAAGAAGAACTTGGCCCAAAGGAGTCGGAAGTACTTAGCCCTAATGCAGCACAATGCCTAGACACCTCAGTTGCCAACAATATTTCCAAAGGAGCTAGTGGTGGTGCTTGCCATCAACCTATGGAGAATGAACTCTTAATAACGAAGATTCCGATTAATTCATTGAATTATTCATTGCAAAATAATGTAATATATATAGGTAAAAAACTTGGCTTAAGAATTAAAACTCAAGATATTCATAAAGTTTATGTATTAGAAACATATCGAGAAACATTTTCGCTAATTGTTGAATTTAAATGCCAAGATGTGGCAATGAAGTTTTTGAAGAACAAACAACTAATAAAGAAAATGCCTATGTATTTAAAATCGATAGAAATTCAAAAGTTTGGGTgaataaataatttcaattacaacaataaaaaacatgaaatgttttattagcataaaaaatagacatattgaaatttttagtatGGGCATAATAAATGCAAAACAAAAGTTATTTGTTAGCAGACCCAGAAGAAGCCTGCTAAAAATGCAAAAAGTCGGCTGAATAAGGGAAAGCAGTCACAGtttgctgaaattggaattACCTTTTCTGTTGTTTTTAATCTCCATTGCACTAAAACTTAAACTAGCAGCAAACACAGTAAGAGAAATATATTAGAATAGAATTCATAATTTACTGActgtttatcgaaggaatttgtatgaaTATGAGGGTAAGAATATGTCTCGTATTTGCTTAGAAGTCAGAATATTCCTTTAAGTGCAGTGTAATGTCTTTCAATTTTCATCGGCGATCAAACCAAcattaaagtcaaattttctTATGTTTGTATGTGATTACTAGGCTTTATGACTTGTACATACCAaagtatttataataaaaaactaattgatagtgtttagtacatatattttttatttctaattaattctttGATTGATGTTATCATTTCGTGagcgacaaaatttcatttcatttatttagacTTGTAATAGAAAAGCCTTCGCGGCCAATAAATACATTACATAGAATTCTTAAGCCTGAGTATGAAATGGAATGATAACTTATTCTGATATTAACAACAATAGCAGAACCCCTAGCCATAGCAAACGAGGGAGATAAATGGTACCTATAGTAAGCAAATATcagtaaatttgaaataaaagttatAGAATGTCACTCTAATAATAATTAAACAGTTTAAGGCGAAACATGTTATTGGAGTGAGAAAAGACTAGTAGAtcatcacccttattcctgaagtcgctctcgccgtcgctttttgtcgtctgtcgcttttaagtcgtctcgtcattAATTTGGTATTCCTGTGAAGTGGCGACAGCAAGACGAATTACTCCAtaataaaaggccgatatcactagaaTACAATCATCTgattgcaaaaaattaattttaattttttcggtttaaaataattttatttctgacgcaattctatgtcggaaaatcaagaaacaatatttaatttgatgcgggaaaaaatgtggatatatattcaaggacagtaggttaggttaggttaggttatgtggcagcccgatgtatcaggctcacttagactattaagtccattgtgataccacagtggtgtcaaggacagtaaaagcttccaaaactataaaaatggcgaagacgctgagatcaatggcacaaggatcatcgtgaaagaaaacaatcagctgatgtgcaaaactgaattttaattatttgcttttaaaaataataaattataaatttgaccCGGGAAATGGTTTACATTATCTACAGTATCGGACAAAACATTTGAAACtaccataaaaatttcaaaattttgtcataagaaAAAAAAGGAGTGTTAGAATATTccgatttttaatttatttgtattttgtacAATCTGCGTAATATatcagaaaaataatttaagtaatttaatcaatatttaacattttaCGAAGCTAAACAGATGCATAGTACCAAAATGGATAAGACAAAACAATTGCAACTCATAACACCTGGTATTCTAAagcttaatattttttaatttttttccgaatCCTTTATTTTCAGAAACTGCTATGCATCGTTAGGACATGgacttttttaaatattcaattgCATCCTGTAATATATTATTCCATGCGCTCTGCATCCGCATGAAAAATAGTCATTACATTattctaataaatatttttatccaCAATGGGCCAAAGGATTTCGATCGGATTAAGATGCGGTGATTGTGGAGCCCACTACATAACATTAATAGTGTAATGCGGAATCCACGATTTTACAAGCTTCGAAGTGTGTTTTTCGTTGGTTTTGGGTCGTTATCGTGCTGAAACGTCCAACGTGACGGCATTTCCCTTCCCGGTTACATAACATCTTCCAGAATGTTTTCCTACACCCAACTATTCATTATATCTTTAATTACATCCAGTGGACCTAGCCCATTAGCCAAAAATCATCCCGAGACAATGATATGGGCCCCTCTATGCTTGACAGCCTTAGTACAAAACTATAGCACTGTAGCCTATTTACTTTGTAGCGTTTTTCCTCCATTTTCGCAAATCCAAATAAGAAGTACTTTCGTATTAGGCATTACAGTTATGCaaacttaaatttatttttcaattgttccaataataaagtctaaaaaacttcttcaaaaattaatcactaaactcgtcgctggtaaatttaacggcgacaaaaagcgacaccaggaataccgattttcgtcgatagcagaatatatcgacgaacggaataccaattagtggcgacagaTGAAAAGCGatagcgacttcaggaataaggttgCATAAGACAAACAGTTCCAACTACGATCAATTCTAACGACATAGGCCCTTGCATAGAGTGATCTAGCAacctaaatatattttttataccctccaccatataaatggggtatattaactttgtcattccatttgtaacacatcgaaatattgctctaagaccccataaagtatatatatattctgggtcgtggtgaaattctgagtcgatctgagcgtgtccgtccgtctgttgaaatcacgctaacttccgaacgaaacaagctaccaacttgaaacttggcacaagttgttattgatgtaggtcggatggtattgcaaaataatcggaccctcagatttggcttgcggagcctctaagagaagcatatttcatcttatccggctgaaaatcggtacatgttgttggtatatggtctctaacaatcatgcaaaaattggtccacatcggtccataattatatatagcccccatataaaccgatccccagatttggcttgcggagcctcaaagagaaacaaatttcatccgatacggctgaaatttggtacatggtgtttgtaaagggtgatttgttaagagcttgataacttttttaaaaaaaaaaacgcataaaatttgcaaaatctcatcggttctttatttgaaacgttagattggtccatgacatttactttttgaagataatttcatttaaatgttgaccgcggctgcgtcttaggtggtccattcggaaagtccaattttgggcaactttttcgagcatttcggccggaatagcccgaatttcttcggaaatgttgtcttccaaagctggaatagttgctggcttatttctgtagactttagacttgacgtagccccacaaaaaatagtctaaaggcgtcaaatcgcatgatcttggtggccaacttaccggtccatttcttgagatgaattgttctccgaagttttccctcaaaatggtcatagaatcgcgagctgtgtggcatgtagcgccatcttgttgaaaccacatgtcaaccaagttcagttcttccatttttggcaacaaaaagtttgttagcatcgaacgatagcgatcgccattcaccgtaacgttgcgtccaacagcatctttgaaaaaatacggtccaatgattccaccagcgtacaaaccacaccaaacagtgcatttttcgggatgcatgggcagttcttgaacggcttctggttgctcttcactccaaatgcggcaattttgcttatttacgtagccattcaaccagaaatgagcctcatcgctgaacaaaatttgtcgataaaaaagcggattttctgccaacttttctagggcccattcactgaaaattcgacgttgtggctcgttagtaagtctattcatgatgaaatgtcaaagcatactgagcatctttctctttgacaccatgtctgaaatcccacgtgatctgtcaaatactaatgcatgaaaatcctaacctcaaaagaatcaccctttatatggtctctaacaaccatgcaaaaattggtccacatcggtccataattatatatagcccccacataactccgcagatttggcttgcggagcctcaaagagaagcaaatttcatatggtctctaacaaccgtgtcagaattggtccatatcggtccataattatatataggctccatgtaaaccgttctccagatttgacctccggagcctcttggaggagcaaaatttatccgacccggttcaaatttggaacatggtgttagtatatggccgctaacaaccataccaaaattggcccacataggtctatagttatatttagccgatctccaatcacacaaaaattggtccatatcggttcataatcatggttgccactcgagccaaaaataatctaccaaaattttatttttatagaaaattttgtcaaattgaattatatacgtatttaatcggtcttttttgatttaatatacaccacgtatggacttcctttcaatttagaagacggtgttaggaggttttaagataccttgccatcgacaagcgttatCACAActcaagttattcgattgtgaatggcagtgtttagaagaagtttctacgcaatccatggtggagggtacaaaagcttcggcctggccgaacttacggccgtatatacctgtttttattttcatctatggagtaaaccttacagactaatattttacaatatatatgtacatatggtTTGTAATATcttaagtatttaataataatgttatctttttctttatattataGTTTTCTTCTGACAAATCGAGatatttacagaattttttgaaTTCATTACAAAGTCGGTGGAGCggatcgttgttttcaaagttcgttcggAAGTATTTTATGTGAAGCAGTTGAAAGCTGCGGGTAGGTCTTAACGGTACATTGAACGATATACTGTTAAGAAGGaaatcagatttaaatcttccgttaattaCATCAAACGTAAAACTGATATTCAGCATGATACGTCTACTTATCAGTCGGTAATTTGACAAGTGATAGCATTTCTttgtaaaggtgagtactatgttcatatttttcaccaaaacactatatttttataaagtcttgTGAAATATTGAAAggaaaagatctaaggaattgattgtgaaccattttatatatatatagtttaattaattaaaaatagcaCTCAGCTTAAGACGCCAAGGTctgaggtgtccagttattccgacgtaaacagtaaaaattgcttctgtacaGATTCAAaacgattgcaatgaatttggtgctgtgggtcccaaattacagatccatattccaggataggacgcacaagtgaagtatataaATTCCTTGTAACAAATTAGTCAGAAAATTCTTTACTCCAGCGCTTGACAAATCCAAGTGATCAATATGCCTTATTCAcagtcataggttaggttaggttaggttatgtggcagcccgatgtatcaggctcacttagactattcagtccattgcgataccacagtggtgaacttctctcttatcagtgctgcccgattccatgttaagctcaatgacaagggacctcctttttatagccgagtccgaacggcgttccacattgcagtgaaaccaattagagaagctttgaaaccctcagaaatgtcaccagcatttctgaggtgggataatccaccgctgaaaaactttttggtgttcggtcgttgcaggaatcgaacccacgaccttgtgtatgcaaggcgggcatgctaaccattgcaccacggtggctcaatcaattatcaatcaattatttttgtgattgatcagAATAATAGTTATTCACAAATATTGCGAAtgatttaaattcaaaataatttttcgtaaggaatattttacatttcaaagCATTAGTACTGGCCTAAGAGGCAACTCCTTTAACCGCTTGAACTCCCGTTCAATGTTCTAACGATACAacctgacatttctgagagcattaaataaaatagattatAACCGTAATACTA
Encoded here:
- the LOC142238297 gene encoding uncharacterized protein LOC142238297, encoding MTNLNLRCSRCLEAFKDVDDICSTNCGHIFHYNCLSGYQKGSFSVCPKCKKFNVPNHKLHLDFENGKTENDIEYSVILEKSERENEDLKTCLHDKGIDMANIRFESEKEIFQLNVVIRELKVKIANLESMEKKMRQHVFALTNEITQQEEFSDSVVTALTKENDELKQDFDKIRTDLAVQKEENDHLKTILKSFSEEIEKMLHSNKELKNENEQLKDRYKSYEEKKAYQEELGPKESEVLSPNAAQCLDTSVANNISKGASGGACHQPMENELLITKIPINSLNYSLQNNVIYIGKKLGLRIKTQDIHKVYVLETYRETFSLIVEFKCQDVAMKFLKNKQLIKKMPMYLKSIEIQKFG